One genomic window of Branchiostoma floridae strain S238N-H82 chromosome 4, Bfl_VNyyK, whole genome shotgun sequence includes the following:
- the LOC118414933 gene encoding homeobox protein slou-like: MQQGSNFSIASLIENGKRDAKSPSAGDHDMDAEDDVCDDSVPKDSNLGDVKESTSQKDPSSPLAGTDMGKTDTDYPNTTSKPTISTQNCINPKNTSNSCSGTNDSQGGAPSGEGTKKPAIWHPWIDTPEREEDEDEEEDEESGEVVIDDRDGESKGEIDEPAGDDEKHEAAEDGEQKSKEAEADPEKCAANSSATKNGKRKRGSGDPGRSGKPRRARTAFTYEQLVALENKFKQTRYLSVCERLNLALSLSLTETQVKIWFQNRRTKWKKQNPGMDVNSPTLTCSSPTLPLSLPAGYPHHNPFYASHLHYPITTGAATLPYMLNSHALNGHHLYHHIGHV; encoded by the exons ATGCAACAGGGCAGCAACTTCTCCATAGCCTCTCTCATCGAGAACGGCAAGCGGGACGCCAAGTCACCTTCTGCGGGAGACCATGACATGGACGCCGAGGACGATGTCTGTGACGATTCGGTACCCAAGGACTCGAACCTCGGCGATGTCAAAGAGTCAACTTCACAAAAGGACCCTTCTAGTCCCCTAGCAGGTACTGATATGGGCAAGACTGACACTGACTATCCGAATACGACTTCCAAACCAACCATATCTACACAGAATTGTATAAATCCGAAGAACACGAGCAATAGTTGCAGCGGAACGAACGATTCCCAGGGCGGAGCTCCATCGGGAGAGGGTACCAAGAAACCTGCGATCTGGCACCCGTGGATTGACACGCCGGAGAGGGAGGAAGATGAGGATGAAGAAGAGGACGAAGAGTCAGGAGAGGTAGTCATTGACGACAGGGATGGAGAAAGTAAAGGAGAAATCG ATGAGCCTGCGGGTGATGACGAGAAGCACGAGGCGGCAGAAGACGGAGAGCAGAAGAGCAAGGAAGCTGAGGCCGACCCCGAGAAGTGTGCCGCCAATAGTTCGGCAACGAAAAACGGCAAGCGGAAACGCGGGTCTGGGGACCCGGGGCGGTCGGGCAAGCCGCGGCGGGCGCGCACAGCCTTCACGTACGAACAGCTGGTGGCGCTGGAGAACAAGTTCAAACAAACCCGCTACCTGTCCGTCTGCGAGAGGCTGAACTTGGCGCTGTCTCTCAGCCTGACCGAGACTCAGGTCAAGATCTGGTTCCAGAACAGGAGAACCAAGTGGAAGAAACAGAACCCCGGGATGGACGTGAACAGCCCCACCCTAACGTGCTCCTCCCCCACCCTTCCCCTCAGCCTCCCCGCGGGGTACCCCCACCACAACCCTTTCTACGCCTCTCACCTTCACTACCCCATCACTACAGGCGCGGCTACCCTACCGTACATGCTCAACTCACACGCGCTGAACGGCCATCACTTATATCACCACATCGGACATGTATGA